A DNA window from Brassica napus cultivar Da-Ae chromosome C1, Da-Ae, whole genome shotgun sequence contains the following coding sequences:
- the LOC125580009 gene encoding uncharacterized protein LOC125580009, which yields MQELSATRWRCQTDASWINERDRVGMGFVLLEDGIPTLFGAHGLHAAISPLHTVAEGLLWAMQEVLRQGTKAVCFESDCEQLIKLIRDNVDWPAMASELDEIKALSAEFIDFSIVYIPRSLNIRADSLAKRGRSHIFGSSFVNCFAPSWLATHAGQEVAN from the coding sequence ATGCAGGAGCTTTCCGCAACTAGATGGAGATGTCAAACTGATGCATCTTGGATAAACGAAAGAGACAGAGTCGGGATGGGCTTCGTACTGCTGGAGGACGGCATACCGACTCTATTTGGAGCACATGGACTTCACGCCGCCATATCCCCTCTCCACACCGTAGCCGAAGGGCTACTGTGGGCTATGCAGGAAGTGCTGAGGCAAGGAACGAAAGCGGTATGTTTTGAGTCCGATTGTGAACAACTGATTAAGCTGATAAGGGATAACGTAGACTGGCCTGCAATGGCATCTGAATTAGACGAGATTAAAGCTTTATCGGCTGAGTTTATCGACTTCTCTATTGTATACATTCCAAGATCTCTGAATATCCGTGCTGACTCTCTTGCCAAAAGGGGAAGATCACACATTTTCGGATCCTCGTTCGTCAACTGCTTTGCACCAAGTTGGCTAGCTACACACGCTGGCCAAGAGGTTGCTAACTAG